The genomic interval TCTTCAGCAGCAGATCTCGTGCCGGCAATGCTTCTGTAACTGAAGAAATAGGACAGCGTCTGTGACGTAAAAACGTGCCGACCGCGGCTAATCCGGAGATCGATCGCAAACCAGGTATGCCATATTAGAGCAGATAGACTTACCTTTTTTATTCATAGAACGTACAAGCTATTCTGGTCACTCATTCCATGATTAAGTCTGGTGTAATTCCGGTTGGATCAGCCCCCCAGATAAAGAAAGTAAATCCACGCCATACGACTAAAGCCACCGCTAAATATGAAAATACCTGTGCGAAACCCTTAAAGAACAGAAGGAATTCGTTTTTTTCCTCTGCTGATAAAACAGACTTGTCGAATAACTCCCTTTTTACTAAGGGGCGTGTTTTTATCCAGATAACGCTGCATATAAACACAAAACCAAGATAGTAACAGGTTTGGATGGGGGTAAGAGGGAACACGTTTAGGGAAAAAACCGATAAACTAAGAAGTATTAAGCTGGAAGCCTTATACATTTCATTTGAAAAGTCGCAATCTGGTTTCATTATTCTACAATGCTGTAAAGGGTGAAGAAAAAAAGTCTAGCACTGGTTACTTTCGGTTGGTGTCAGGGCGTATTGTTACTTTGCAGCTATAAGCACGATTATCTCGTTGTACTGCTGTATAGCATTTATCTAATGCACTCATGACTTCGGGAGTTAGAATGGGGTTCATTGATATAGCTAAATAGACACCTACAACGAGAGTAAGAATAAAATAGGTAAGAGACCCATAAAGGAGCCATTTTCGCGTAGAAGGCTTACCGTTTATTCGCGCTTCAGCAGCTTTGTTCAGGTTTCTTATAGTTGTTTCCAAAGATGCCTTAAGGTCTTCGAGGTCCCGGCCTCCCATTTCATCTTTGATACTCTTGAGGTGACTAGTGTTTTCCTTTGTAAGTATTTGAACTTCTGCAATTTTTTCTTTGTTTTCCTTGGCAATCTGCTGGGCGTTCATTACATCAGTGCCGACACGTTGAACAGTTTCTTCCTTAGCTTTGCTTGCTTCAAGGTCTCTTGTGGCAACAACAACAGCGTGGATACTTGAATTAATCTGCTGAAGGTGTTTGTTGGTTTTCTCTGCTTCAGAAACAGGTTCATTTATTTCTTCAATCTCACCTGTTGATGGATCGTGTGGCGGGGCTTCATCACGAAGATAGGCATCAAAATCTTCGAAAGAAATTCCCTCATCATTTGACATGTTTGTATTTCCTTTTTCTAAATGTTAGCAATGTTTTCAATGAATATTTTAGTTTATATTTAAGATTGTTATTCAGAGAAAGTTTAACGCCAAACGTTGTTAATTCCAAAGCTGGAGTAGGAAGCTAAACCTGCCGCTTTATCCTGTTTGTGAAGCCAAAAAGAGCTTCTCATCTTCCATTAAACCACCATCACCAAATTGAGACTGATAGTTTGGTTTTTTATAGAGACCCTTAAGATTGCGTTTCACAAACGGGTTGTGAATACGCTCCAATCTGTTGTCATTGGCGTTGTCAATATCTTCACCACCAACAAGACTTCTCCACGGGAGGTCTTCAGGATCAACGAGATCTTTAATCACACGTTTTTCACCATCACGACCCAGTTGAATGATCAGATCCAGACGACGAACAAGACCTTCCACAACGCCAGAGGCGTTGTGTCCGTCCAGCATGACGCGCGTTCTAAAACCATCCAGAAATTCCAGAGGATTGTTTGCGTGTGCAGTTGAATAAAAACTCTCATTACCCAGGTTCATGATGTTGAAACTAGGGAAGGCATTGAAAATAGAAAGCTCACCGACACCCAAAGCATCCGGATTTTCACGAATGACGGTATCCATTTTACGGTCATAACCAAGTCCGGTTCCTGTATCAAAGCGTTTGGCAATATGGCGTACTTGGTTTAAATGCGGTGCTTCCAGCTCCGCCGTATCTTCAATAAGGATAAGGCGCAACCTTGGATCAAGAAGATGAAGCAGAATTTTAAGAAAAGTTGTTTTTCCTGTGGATGTACCGCCGACTACATAGATGTTACCGCCTCTTGCCAGAACATCCATGATGATACGAATCTGTTCCGGCGTGACACCAAAATCTTCAAAGGTGGCTACAAAGGGGCGTTTGATACGGATGGAAATAGCGACCTTGTTAATGACGCTTCCCCCAAATGTACCTTGAAAACGATGGCCACCGGGTATTTGGGTGGCCACCACTTGATTGTTGAGAGTATCAAACGGAAGATCGTTGAATGTAGCTATGCCTGCCATCATGTCGTGGATCTTCATTTGGGAGAGATTATTATCAACAACACGTTCTTGATATTGCTGTCCCCAACGGTCAACCCATACCTCGCCAAATTCGTTGATATTGATTTCAGAGATTTCCCAGAACTTATCCCCTTCATTGCAGTAAAGGTAGGGATGTAGAGGTTTAAGTTCGTTGTCTCTGAGATTGCAGAAATTTGAATTACTATCAAGCATGATTAATAACCGTACTTTGCACGCCATTCTGCTACTTTGGCAGCGGTAGGATTAGGGGCGCAGTCACCTGGATTAGTACGAAGGTCGTTGTACCCAGAATGGAAATAAGCGGTACTAGCTGACCGGGTTTGTGTTGTTGAATGAGTGATATCCTCATCATATGTGTTTGAGCTGATTTCTAGACCGTCATCACGGGTGACTATTACGGTCGCTTTATAGGTGCAGGTGCGGATACTTGTAACATGCGCATTTCTACAGGTGTTAATACCGCAGACATAAGACGACATTGCATTTTGATAGGACATCTGATCATTTATGAGGGTCCAGTCGGTAGTACCTATGCCACCAAATTTTTGGCAGGCATTTTCAGGGCCAATAGGAGTGCCAGTACCAATTGGATATCCTACGTCGTCATTGTC from Candidatus Terasakiella magnetica carries:
- a CDS encoding ATPase, T2SS/T4P/T4SS family is translated as MLDSNSNFCNLRDNELKPLHPYLYCNEGDKFWEISEININEFGEVWVDRWGQQYQERVVDNNLSQMKIHDMMAGIATFNDLPFDTLNNQVVATQIPGGHRFQGTFGGSVINKVAISIRIKRPFVATFEDFGVTPEQIRIIMDVLARGGNIYVVGGTSTGKTTFLKILLHLLDPRLRLILIEDTAELEAPHLNQVRHIAKRFDTGTGLGYDRKMDTVIRENPDALGVGELSIFNAFPSFNIMNLGNESFYSTAHANNPLEFLDGFRTRVMLDGHNASGVVEGLVRRLDLIIQLGRDGEKRVIKDLVDPEDLPWRSLVGGEDIDNANDNRLERIHNPFVKRNLKGLYKKPNYQSQFGDGGLMEDEKLFLASQTG